From one Verrucomicrobiales bacterium genomic stretch:
- a CDS encoding ketose-bisphosphate aldolase, with product MPLTHTRDLFSKALKGKYALGAFNVNNMELLQAIIEACEEEKAPVMLQISKGARQYANPVYLRKLIEAAVSLSTIPIAVHLDHGDSFELCKECIDEGFTSVMIDASHEPFEKNVEICKKVVEYAHKHNCVVEGELGHLVGAQFDEGEEGGSFSTGGHYTHPDEAVQFVKESGVDSLAVAIGNSHGAYKFKGEQHLDLERLKAIKAALMNAGMGDYPLVLHGASSVPKDLAQEINKYGGKLGEDTAGVSESDIEVARRTGCTKVNIDTDLRLAMTAGIRKVLWENPKEFDPRKYLAPARKMVKELVRHKLRNVLCCAGHAFD from the coding sequence ATGCCACTGACACACACTCGAGATCTTTTTTCCAAGGCCCTCAAGGGGAAGTACGCCCTCGGAGCGTTCAACGTCAACAACATGGAGCTGCTCCAGGCCATCATCGAAGCCTGTGAAGAGGAAAAGGCTCCGGTAATGCTCCAGATCTCCAAAGGTGCACGCCAGTATGCCAACCCGGTGTACCTCAGGAAGTTAATTGAAGCGGCCGTCAGCCTCTCGACGATTCCCATTGCCGTACACCTGGACCATGGCGATTCGTTCGAGCTGTGCAAGGAGTGCATTGATGAAGGGTTTACCAGCGTCATGATTGACGCGAGCCATGAGCCGTTCGAAAAGAATGTCGAGATCTGCAAAAAAGTTGTGGAATACGCCCACAAGCACAATTGCGTGGTCGAGGGCGAACTCGGTCACTTGGTCGGCGCCCAGTTTGACGAGGGTGAAGAGGGTGGATCTTTCTCAACCGGTGGGCACTACACCCATCCCGATGAAGCCGTGCAATTCGTTAAAGAGTCCGGAGTTGATTCCCTCGCGGTAGCGATTGGGAACTCCCACGGCGCCTACAAGTTTAAAGGCGAACAGCACCTCGACCTCGAACGACTGAAAGCCATCAAGGCCGCGCTCATGAACGCGGGCATGGGCGACTATCCGCTGGTGCTCCATGGAGCCTCGAGCGTACCCAAGGATCTGGCTCAGGAGATCAACAAATATGGCGGCAAACTCGGCGAAGACACCGCTGGCGTCTCTGAATCCGACATCGAGGTGGCACGACGAACCGGCTGCACCAAGGTGAACATCGACACCGATCTGCGATTGGCTATGACGGCTGGCATTCGCAAGGTGCTTTGGGAAAACCCGAAGGAATTCGATCCCCGTAAATACCTCGCGCCGGCCCGAAAAATGGTGAAGGAACTCGTGCGCCACAAATTGCGCAACGTCCTTTGCTGCGCTGGCCATGCGTTCGACTAG
- a CDS encoding NAD(P)/FAD-dependent oxidoreductase, which translates to MDTTQNTRIVVLGAGFGGLAFCQALPHPSAQITLIDRQNHHLFQPLLYQVATAGLSAPDIAQPIRSILSDQTNVTVLLDEVTSLDLKNKQVGLKSQTLEFDFLVLALGGVTTYFGHPEWEAVAPGLKSLEDAVRIRRKVLLAFERAEMERDPAVLKRLMTLVVIGGGPTGVELAGAFAELANNVLKADFRHIDPSQARVILIEASPFVLSNFPPDLAMSATETLRQMGVEVRTERKVKNLSPGLVELDDGTLIEAENIIWAAGVGANPLTRTLGVELDRAGRIKVNPDCSIPGHPTVFAIGDLAAMMQSDGKPVPGVSPAAMQMARHVAGIITEEIRHPATAPAVRPPFRYWDKGSMATIGRSAAVAQLRDFHLTGFTAWLAWLFVHLLFLIGFRNKISVLVQWAYSYFTYKRGARIITKI; encoded by the coding sequence ATGGACACCACACAAAACACCCGCATCGTCGTCCTTGGCGCCGGATTCGGAGGACTGGCCTTCTGCCAAGCCCTGCCTCACCCTTCAGCTCAGATCACGCTGATCGACCGGCAAAACCACCATTTGTTCCAGCCCCTGCTGTACCAGGTGGCCACCGCCGGGCTGTCCGCCCCCGACATCGCCCAGCCCATCCGGTCCATCCTTTCGGATCAAACCAATGTGACGGTCTTGCTGGATGAAGTGACCTCGCTCGATTTGAAAAACAAGCAGGTCGGACTGAAGTCGCAAACTCTCGAGTTTGATTTTCTGGTGCTCGCGCTCGGGGGAGTCACCACCTACTTCGGCCACCCGGAGTGGGAGGCCGTGGCGCCTGGGCTGAAATCCTTGGAGGATGCGGTGCGGATCCGCAGGAAGGTGCTGCTGGCCTTCGAACGAGCGGAGATGGAGCGCGACCCCGCGGTCCTGAAACGACTGATGACACTGGTGGTGATCGGTGGGGGCCCCACCGGTGTGGAACTGGCCGGTGCCTTCGCGGAACTTGCTAACAACGTGCTCAAGGCGGATTTCCGGCACATCGACCCCAGCCAAGCACGGGTCATTCTCATCGAAGCCTCCCCGTTCGTGCTGTCCAACTTTCCGCCCGACCTCGCGATGAGCGCCACCGAAACCCTCCGCCAAATGGGCGTGGAGGTGCGCACGGAGCGCAAGGTGAAAAACCTGTCTCCGGGTTTGGTGGAACTGGATGACGGCACCCTCATCGAGGCAGAAAACATTATCTGGGCGGCCGGCGTCGGCGCCAATCCACTCACCCGCACGCTGGGAGTCGAACTCGATCGAGCCGGGCGGATCAAGGTGAACCCGGACTGCAGCATCCCGGGACATCCCACGGTGTTCGCCATCGGCGATCTGGCCGCCATGATGCAATCCGATGGAAAACCGGTTCCGGGTGTCTCCCCCGCCGCGATGCAGATGGCTCGGCACGTGGCTGGAATCATCACCGAGGAAATACGCCACCCGGCAACCGCCCCAGCCGTTCGTCCCCCCTTTCGCTATTGGGACAAAGGATCGATGGCCACCATCGGACGCTCCGCAGCGGTGGCGCAGTTGCGAGACTTTCATCTGACCGGGTTCACCGCCTGGCTGGCCTGGCTTTTCGTGCATCTGCTGTTTCTCATCGGGTTCCGCAATAAAATCAGCGTCTTGGTTCAGTGGGCGTACTCGTACTTCACCTACAAGCGAGGCGCGCGGATCATCACGAAGATTTAG
- a CDS encoding TraB/GumN family protein — MLAPNRSSVTVAVLLQLAAVFWLSAKDPVPVGGKLSLWEVRSGNARIHLLGSVHFLKEDSYPLAKPIEDAVKNAEVVAFETDLEAMSKPEGMMKMLQGGQYPEGKTLAGTLDAPLYARVKKKATAAGLPMELIGGMRPWLVAVTLITMDLQEQGYNPTEGVDHHYHAIAKEAKKRIIGLETVEAQLSFFADLAPADEAAFLSQTLDEMDRLRPLMDQMVTAWRTGDAAGLDKLMNDSLKGQPKLYKRLLVDRNASWIPKIEALVREGRPAVVIVGCAHLVGKDSVVEMLRRKGFTVTQQ, encoded by the coding sequence ATGCTCGCGCCCAACCGATCCTCCGTCACAGTGGCAGTCCTGCTTCAGCTGGCTGCTGTTTTTTGGCTCTCGGCGAAGGATCCCGTTCCGGTTGGAGGCAAGTTGAGCTTGTGGGAGGTCCGGTCGGGAAACGCCCGGATCCACCTGCTTGGCTCGGTCCATTTCCTCAAGGAGGATTCCTATCCCCTCGCCAAGCCGATCGAGGACGCCGTGAAAAATGCCGAGGTCGTTGCCTTTGAGACAGACCTTGAAGCGATGTCCAAGCCTGAGGGCATGATGAAAATGCTTCAGGGCGGTCAGTATCCGGAAGGTAAGACCTTGGCGGGGACATTGGATGCCCCACTCTACGCTCGGGTCAAAAAGAAGGCCACGGCGGCAGGCTTGCCCATGGAGTTGATCGGGGGCATGAGGCCCTGGTTGGTCGCGGTCACTTTGATCACGATGGACCTGCAGGAGCAGGGGTACAACCCCACTGAAGGGGTCGACCATCACTATCACGCGATAGCCAAAGAAGCGAAGAAGCGGATCATTGGCCTGGAAACAGTGGAGGCTCAATTGTCGTTCTTCGCGGATCTGGCGCCGGCCGACGAGGCGGCTTTTCTCTCCCAAACCCTGGATGAGATGGACCGGCTTCGTCCTCTCATGGACCAGATGGTCACTGCCTGGAGGACCGGCGACGCCGCCGGCTTAGACAAGCTCATGAACGACTCCCTGAAGGGGCAGCCCAAGCTTTACAAGCGGCTTTTGGTGGACCGCAACGCGAGCTGGATCCCTAAGATCGAAGCCCTGGTTCGGGAAGGTCGGCCTGCGGTGGTGATCGTAGGCTGTGCGCACCTGGTGGGTAAAGACAGCGTGGTCGAGATGCTTCGTCGCAAAGGGTTCACCGTAACGCAGCAATAA
- a CDS encoding LL-diaminopimelate aminotransferase — protein MTESYIQNLFADRIGGNQYGKSTAIYKFEKIKRAKRAALAANPGAEIIDMGVGEPDEMAFPEVVSALHAAALKPENRGYADNGDSVLKQSAARYMDRVCGVKGINPETEVMHSIGSKAALSILPAALMNPGDYVLMTTPGYPVFGTHSKYYGGLVHNLPLVEANGFLPDLASVPGDILKRSKVLVLNYPNNPTGASATPEFFAQVVDFARKNNIVVLHDAAYAALVFEGKPLSFLATPGAKEVGVELHSCSKTFNMTGWRCGFVAGNELLVKAYGDVKDNTDSGQFLAIQHAAAYCFDHPEITEKIAAKYSRRMSALVQTLSKAGFNARKPKGSFFLYVKSPRAATAKNGVRREFKNAEEVSQWLITEKLISTVPWDDAGAFLRFSVTFIAKDQADENRVLSEVATRLSDVTFEF, from the coding sequence ATGACTGAATCCTATATCCAAAATCTGTTTGCAGACCGCATCGGCGGCAACCAATACGGCAAATCCACCGCGATCTATAAGTTTGAGAAGATTAAGCGCGCCAAGCGGGCAGCGCTGGCCGCCAATCCCGGCGCTGAGATTATCGACATGGGGGTAGGGGAGCCCGACGAGATGGCGTTTCCCGAAGTGGTGTCGGCCCTGCACGCCGCGGCGCTCAAACCGGAAAATCGTGGGTATGCCGACAATGGCGACTCGGTGCTGAAGCAATCGGCAGCGCGCTATATGGACCGAGTCTGCGGCGTGAAGGGCATCAATCCGGAGACCGAGGTGATGCACTCGATAGGCAGCAAGGCGGCGCTGTCCATCCTGCCGGCGGCACTGATGAATCCTGGGGACTATGTCCTGATGACGACGCCCGGATACCCCGTCTTCGGAACCCACTCCAAATACTATGGAGGATTGGTCCACAACCTGCCGCTGGTCGAAGCCAACGGTTTTCTGCCTGACTTGGCGTCGGTTCCTGGGGACATCCTAAAGCGCTCCAAGGTTTTGGTGTTGAACTACCCCAACAATCCCACCGGAGCGAGCGCCACGCCGGAATTTTTCGCCCAGGTGGTCGATTTCGCCCGGAAGAACAACATCGTAGTTCTCCACGATGCCGCTTATGCCGCGTTGGTGTTCGAGGGCAAGCCTCTCAGTTTCTTGGCGACCCCGGGCGCTAAGGAGGTGGGGGTGGAGCTTCACTCCTGCAGCAAGACTTTCAACATGACCGGATGGCGCTGTGGGTTCGTGGCGGGCAACGAGCTGTTGGTCAAGGCCTATGGCGATGTGAAGGACAACACAGACTCCGGACAGTTCCTGGCGATTCAGCATGCGGCGGCCTACTGCTTCGATCATCCGGAGATTACCGAGAAGATCGCTGCCAAATATAGCCGTCGCATGAGCGCCTTGGTTCAGACCTTGTCCAAAGCAGGTTTCAACGCTCGTAAACCCAAGGGATCCTTCTTCCTGTATGTGAAGTCGCCGCGTGCGGCCACGGCCAAAAACGGAGTCCGACGGGAATTCAAGAACGCCGAGGAGGTTTCCCAATGGCTCATCACGGAAAAGCTCATCTCCACTGTGCCCTGGGACGATGCCGGCGCGTTCTTGCGTTTCAGCGTGACGTTTATCGCCAAAGACCAGGCGGACGAAAACCGAGTGCTCAGCGAGGTGGCGACCCGTCTCTCGGACGTCACCTTCGAATTCTAA